The Mycolicibacterium mageritense genome contains a region encoding:
- a CDS encoding vWA domain-containing protein, whose translation MVARRTRPPQPLAPNGLPGHLVEFVEALRGQGISVGPSETVDAGRVLTVLGLGDREALREGIACAVLRRADHRDTYDAMFDLFFPAALGARTVLDDDPEHPPESQGLPPEDIEAMRDALVQMLADNEDLANLDDRLAAMIAQIVEAYGRYNSSRGPSYSSYQALKAMSLDDLEGRLLAGLLAPYGDEPTPTQEEIAKALAAQRISQLRKMVEAETKRRTAEQLGREHVQMYGVPQLAENVEFLRASGEQLRQMRKTVQPLARTLATRLAARRRRSRAGEIDLRKTLRKSMSTGGVPIDVVLKKPHPARPELVVLCDVSGSVAGFSHFTLMLVAALRQQFSRVRVFAFIDTTDEVTELFGPQSDLAVAVQRITREAGVYTRDGHSDYGHAFVSFLEKYPSVLSPRSSLLVLGDGRNNYRNPETELLAHMVNASRHAHWLNPEPKHLWGSGDSAVPRYRDVITMHECRSAKQLASVIDGLLPV comes from the coding sequence ATGGTCGCGCGACGCACCCGCCCGCCTCAGCCGCTGGCCCCCAACGGCCTGCCGGGGCATCTGGTGGAGTTCGTCGAAGCCCTGCGCGGGCAAGGGATTTCAGTGGGGCCGTCGGAGACCGTCGACGCCGGCCGGGTTCTGACGGTGCTCGGCCTGGGGGACCGGGAGGCATTGCGCGAGGGCATCGCGTGTGCGGTGCTGCGCCGCGCCGACCACCGCGACACCTACGACGCGATGTTCGACCTGTTCTTCCCGGCCGCGCTGGGCGCGCGCACCGTGCTGGACGACGACCCCGAACACCCGCCGGAGAGCCAGGGGCTGCCGCCCGAGGACATCGAGGCCATGCGCGACGCCCTGGTGCAGATGCTGGCCGACAACGAGGATCTGGCGAATCTCGACGACCGGCTCGCCGCGATGATCGCCCAGATCGTCGAGGCCTACGGTCGCTACAACTCCAGCCGCGGTCCGTCGTACTCGTCGTACCAGGCCCTCAAGGCCATGAGCCTGGACGATCTCGAAGGCCGGCTGCTGGCCGGGCTGTTGGCGCCGTATGGCGACGAGCCAACACCCACGCAGGAGGAGATCGCCAAAGCGCTTGCCGCCCAGCGGATCTCCCAACTGCGCAAGATGGTCGAGGCGGAGACCAAACGGCGTACCGCAGAACAGCTCGGCCGTGAGCACGTGCAGATGTACGGCGTTCCGCAGCTCGCGGAGAACGTCGAGTTCCTGCGCGCCTCCGGTGAGCAGTTGCGACAGATGCGTAAGACCGTGCAGCCGCTGGCCCGCACGCTGGCGACCCGGCTCGCGGCCCGCCGCCGCCGGTCGCGGGCCGGGGAGATCGATCTGCGCAAAACGCTGCGCAAGTCGATGTCGACCGGCGGGGTGCCCATCGACGTGGTGCTCAAGAAACCGCATCCGGCGCGGCCCGAGCTCGTGGTGCTGTGCGATGTCTCCGGTTCGGTGGCCGGGTTCAGCCACTTCACGCTGATGCTGGTGGCGGCGCTGCGCCAGCAGTTCAGCAGGGTCCGCGTCTTCGCCTTCATCGACACCACCGACGAGGTCACCGAACTTTTCGGCCCCCAGTCCGACCTCGCGGTCGCGGTGCAGCGCATCACCCGAGAGGCGGGCGTCTACACGCGCGACGGCCATTCCGACTACGGCCACGCGTTCGTGTCTTTCCTGGAGAAGTATCCGAGCGTGCTGTCGCCGCGCAGCTCGCTGCTGGTGCTCGGCGACGGCCGGAACAACTACCGCAATCCCGAGACGGAATTGCTGGCGCACATGGTCAACGCCAGCCGTCATGCGCACTGGCTCAACCCCGAACCCAAGCACCTGTGGGGCAGCGGCGACTCGGCGGTGCCCAGATACCGCGACGTCATCACGATGCACGAATGCCGCTCGGCCAAGCAGCTGGCATCGGTGATCGACGGGCTGCTGCCGGTCTGA
- a CDS encoding AAA family ATPase yields MSVPARPAPLFADIDDVARRLAETGYLPDTATATAVFLADRLGKPLLVEGPAGVGKTELARAVAQSTGSGLVRLQCYEGVDEARALYEWNHAKQILRIQTGNQNGGGDWDQTKMDVFSEEFLLTRPLLTAIKRTDPTVLLVDETDKADIEIEGLLLEVLSDFAVTVPELGTITAERPPFVLLTSNATRELSEALKRRCLFLHIDFPDPDLERRILLSRVPELPEHIASELVRIIGVLRGMQLKKLPSVAETIDWGRTVLALGLDTIDDEMIAATLGVVLKHQSDQVKAAGELRLN; encoded by the coding sequence GTGAGCGTGCCCGCACGCCCGGCGCCGTTGTTCGCCGACATCGACGATGTCGCGCGACGACTGGCCGAGACCGGCTATCTGCCCGATACCGCCACTGCCACCGCGGTTTTCCTCGCCGACCGACTCGGCAAGCCGCTGCTGGTGGAGGGCCCTGCCGGCGTCGGCAAGACCGAGCTGGCCCGGGCCGTGGCCCAGTCGACGGGTTCGGGGCTCGTGCGGCTGCAGTGCTACGAGGGGGTCGACGAGGCCCGCGCGCTGTACGAGTGGAACCACGCCAAACAGATCCTGCGCATCCAGACCGGCAACCAGAACGGCGGCGGCGACTGGGACCAGACCAAGATGGACGTGTTCAGCGAGGAGTTCCTGCTGACCCGTCCGCTGCTGACCGCGATCAAGCGGACCGATCCGACGGTGCTGCTGGTCGACGAAACCGACAAGGCCGACATCGAGATCGAGGGCTTGCTGCTGGAGGTGCTGTCCGATTTCGCGGTCACCGTGCCGGAACTCGGCACCATCACCGCCGAGCGGCCGCCGTTCGTGCTGCTGACCTCGAACGCCACCCGGGAGCTCTCCGAGGCGCTCAAGCGGCGCTGCCTGTTCCTGCACATCGACTTCCCCGACCCGGACCTGGAGCGGCGCATCCTGCTGTCGCGCGTGCCCGAGCTGCCCGAGCACATCGCGTCCGAGCTCGTGCGGATCATCGGCGTGCTGCGCGGCATGCAGCTCAAGAAGCTGCCGTCGGTGGCCGAGACCATCGACTGGGGCCGCACGGTGCTGGCGCTCGGCCTGGACACCATCGACGACGAGATGATCGCCGCGACGCTCGGCGTGGTGCTCAAACACCAATCCGATCAGGTCAAGGCGGCCGGTGAGCTCAGGCTCAACTGA
- a CDS encoding glutamate-5-semialdehyde dehydrogenase has protein sequence MSVQTPPVSAPAQDLREQVHDAARRARVAARTLATLNTTTKNRALHAAADAVLARTHDILAANAEDLRVAREAGTPDAMLDRLALNPQRIDGIAAGLRQVAGLPDPVGEVLRGRTLPNGLQLRQQRVPLGVVGMVYEGRPNVTVDAFGLTLKSGNAALLRGSSSAAHSNAALVAALQAALSNEGLTRDAVQLLPSHDRSSVTHLIQARGLVDVVIPRGGAGLIEAVVRDAQVPTIETGVGNCHVYVHESADLDLAESILLNSKTRRPSVCNAAETLLVDRAVADTALPRLTKALQDAGVTVHADPSEDELRAEFLSMDIAVAVVDGVDGAIDHVNEYGTGHTEAIVTTDLAAAQRFTERVDAAAVMVNASTAFTDGEQFGFGAEIGISTQKLHARGPMGLPELTSTKWIVWGDGQTRPV, from the coding sequence ATGAGCGTGCAGACACCGCCCGTCAGCGCCCCCGCGCAAGACCTCCGTGAGCAGGTCCACGATGCCGCGCGCCGCGCCCGCGTCGCGGCCCGCACGCTGGCCACCCTGAACACCACGACGAAGAACCGGGCGCTGCATGCCGCTGCCGACGCAGTACTCGCCCGCACCCACGACATCCTCGCTGCCAACGCGGAGGATCTGCGGGTGGCCCGCGAAGCGGGGACGCCCGACGCGATGCTCGATCGGCTTGCGCTCAACCCGCAGCGGATCGACGGCATCGCCGCGGGCCTGCGTCAGGTCGCGGGCCTGCCGGATCCGGTCGGCGAGGTGCTGCGGGGCCGCACGCTGCCCAACGGCTTGCAGCTGCGGCAGCAACGGGTGCCGCTCGGCGTGGTCGGCATGGTCTACGAGGGGCGCCCGAACGTGACGGTCGACGCGTTCGGGCTGACCTTGAAGTCGGGGAATGCCGCGCTGCTGCGGGGGAGTTCGTCGGCGGCCCACTCGAACGCGGCCCTGGTGGCGGCGCTGCAGGCGGCGCTGAGCAACGAGGGCCTGACGCGGGACGCGGTGCAGCTGCTGCCGAGCCACGACCGGTCCAGCGTCACGCATCTGATCCAGGCGCGCGGCCTGGTCGACGTGGTGATCCCGCGCGGGGGAGCCGGCCTGATCGAGGCCGTGGTGCGCGACGCGCAGGTGCCGACCATCGAGACCGGCGTTGGCAATTGTCATGTGTACGTTCATGAGTCGGCCGACCTGGACCTGGCCGAAAGCATCCTGCTGAACTCCAAGACCCGGCGACCAAGTGTGTGCAACGCCGCGGAGACCCTGCTGGTGGACCGCGCGGTGGCCGATACGGCGCTGCCTCGGCTGACCAAGGCCCTGCAGGACGCCGGCGTCACGGTGCACGCCGATCCGTCCGAGGACGAGCTGCGTGCCGAGTTCCTGTCCATGGACATCGCGGTGGCGGTCGTGGACGGCGTGGACGGTGCCATCGACCACGTCAACGAGTACGGCACGGGCCACACCGAGGCCATCGTCACGACGGATCTCGCTGCCGCACAACGCTTCACCGAACGCGTCGACGCCGCCGCGGTGATGGTCAACGCGTCGACGGCGTTCACCGACGGGGAACAGTTCGGTTTCGGAGCGGAAATCGGCATCTCGACGCAGAAGCTGCATGCCCGCGGGCCCATGGGGCTGCCCGAGCTGACCTCCACCAAGTGGATCGTGTGGGGCGACGGCCAAACCCGCCCGGTTTAG
- a CDS encoding ribokinase codes for MAASRVCVVGSINADQTFVVNTLPRPGQTVLASSLTSAPGGKGGNQAVAAARAGASVALVAAVGDDPAAELLCGHLRSNGVSADAVARIPGPSGSAVVIVDVVGENSIVVAPGANAHLEVGSAAARTAIVSSDVVLMQLEIPPATAIAAARLARAAGAAVMLNASPPGTKAHQLLALSELVDVVVVNETEAAEWHWPVKHLVITRGARGASYVGADERFDVPAPPVAAVDTAGAGDVFAGVLAAGWTAGHETALRRACVAGALATLVRGAGDCAPTAADIDAMATR; via the coding sequence ATGGCGGCTTCGCGGGTGTGCGTGGTGGGGAGCATCAACGCCGACCAGACGTTCGTCGTCAACACGCTGCCCCGCCCCGGTCAGACCGTGCTGGCCTCGTCGCTCACGTCGGCGCCCGGCGGCAAGGGCGGTAACCAGGCCGTCGCGGCCGCGCGGGCCGGCGCCTCGGTGGCCCTGGTGGCCGCTGTCGGCGACGATCCGGCCGCCGAGCTGCTGTGCGGGCACCTGCGCAGCAACGGCGTCAGCGCAGATGCCGTCGCGCGCATTCCGGGGCCGAGCGGCTCGGCCGTCGTCATCGTCGACGTCGTCGGTGAGAACAGCATCGTCGTGGCCCCCGGCGCCAATGCCCACCTCGAGGTGGGCTCGGCGGCGGCGCGCACCGCCATCGTGTCCAGTGACGTCGTCCTGATGCAGCTCGAGATCCCGCCTGCGACCGCGATCGCGGCGGCCCGGCTCGCGCGGGCGGCAGGCGCGGCCGTCATGCTCAACGCGTCCCCGCCCGGCACCAAGGCCCACCAGCTGCTCGCGCTGTCCGAATTGGTCGACGTGGTGGTGGTCAACGAGACCGAGGCCGCCGAATGGCACTGGCCGGTCAAGCATCTGGTGATCACGCGCGGCGCGCGCGGCGCCAGCTACGTCGGCGCCGACGAGCGGTTCGACGTGCCCGCGCCGCCGGTCGCCGCCGTCGACACCGCAGGCGCGGGCGACGTGTTCGCGGGCGTGCTGGCCGCGGGCTGGACGGCCGGCCACGAGACCGCATTGCGGCGTGCGTGCGTCGCGGGCGCGTTGGCGACTTTGGTGCGCGGTGCGGGCGATTGCGCGCCGACGGCGGCCGACATCGACGCCATGGCGACGCGGTGA
- a CDS encoding enoyl-CoA hydratase/isomerase family protein has product MTPRPPEGDWLGTPYLHFERQGPFGVVTLDRPEARNAMTPAMYFGIRYAVTHVEADPGLAGLLITGTGDVFAPGGDLGGGDGVDDWMSFGAALSMDVTPFETLRQSVKPVVSAVNGLCQGGGLQIAICSDMAVVSDRATFRVPELYRGIADTYYSQMLARLIGPVRTRDLMFTGRTLSAAEAVDWGMVARIVPHDELLDAAREVLAQCCRTAPRARGVVKSSLDNYLGLYDRIGMKASYSGEEAMEGFRAFKERRSPAWVHPDLRAQGRL; this is encoded by the coding sequence ATGACCCCGCGACCGCCCGAGGGCGACTGGCTCGGCACGCCGTATCTGCACTTCGAGCGCCAGGGGCCGTTCGGCGTCGTGACCCTGGATCGGCCCGAGGCCCGCAATGCGATGACGCCGGCGATGTACTTCGGTATTCGCTACGCCGTAACGCACGTCGAGGCCGATCCGGGCCTGGCCGGCCTGCTGATCACCGGGACCGGTGACGTTTTCGCGCCCGGTGGCGATCTCGGCGGCGGCGACGGCGTCGACGACTGGATGAGCTTCGGCGCGGCGCTGTCGATGGACGTCACGCCGTTCGAGACGCTGCGGCAGTCGGTCAAGCCCGTGGTGAGCGCGGTCAACGGGCTGTGCCAGGGCGGCGGCCTGCAGATCGCGATCTGCAGCGACATGGCGGTGGTGAGCGATCGGGCCACGTTCCGGGTTCCCGAGCTCTACCGCGGCATCGCCGACACCTACTACAGCCAGATGCTCGCGCGGCTCATCGGGCCGGTCCGTACCCGTGACCTGATGTTCACGGGCCGCACGCTGTCCGCGGCAGAGGCGGTCGACTGGGGCATGGTCGCGCGCATCGTGCCGCACGACGAACTGCTCGACGCGGCGCGCGAAGTGCTCGCGCAGTGCTGCCGGACCGCGCCCCGAGCCCGCGGCGTGGTCAAGTCCAGCCTGGACAACTACCTCGGGCTCTACGACCGCATCGGCATGAAAGCCAGCTACAGCGGCGAGGAAGCCATGGAGGGCTTCCGGGCCTTCAAGGAACGACGCTCCCCCGCGTGGGTGCATCCCGACCTGCGGGCGCAGGGCCGGCTCTAG